Proteins from a single region of Stutzerimonas stutzeri:
- a CDS encoding KTSC domain-containing protein — MKRAAVNSRSLRSLGYDPDQQVLEVEFNSGALYRYEQVPPEAVQALLEADSLGRHFNQVFKPQHYRYRRVE; from the coding sequence ATGAAACGCGCCGCGGTGAATTCGCGCAGCCTGCGCTCGCTAGGCTATGACCCGGACCAGCAGGTGCTGGAGGTGGAATTCAATAGCGGTGCGCTGTACCGCTATGAACAGGTGCCACCCGAAGCGGTGCAGGCCCTGCTGGAGGCCGACTCCCTGGGCCGGCATTTCAATCAGGTGTTCAAGCCGCAGCATTACCGTTATCGGCGCGTGGAGTGA
- a CDS encoding dodecin — MSDHHTYKKVEIVGSSRNSVDEAIQNGIAEASSSLQNVEWFEVGEIRGHVENGKVGHFQVTMKVGFRLTNS; from the coding sequence ATGTCGGATCATCACACGTACAAGAAGGTTGAAATCGTCGGTTCTTCGCGCAACAGCGTCGACGAGGCGATTCAGAATGGCATCGCCGAGGCCAGCAGCTCGCTGCAGAACGTCGAATGGTTCGAAGTTGGCGAGATTCGTGGCCATGTCGAAAACGGCAAAGTTGGCCATTTTCAGGTCACCATGAAGGTCGGCTTCCGTCTTACCAATAGCTGA
- a CDS encoding LLM class flavin-dependent oxidoreductase yields the protein MSRITNTRFSALDLAPIRDDGTPAEALHNALALAQHVEGLDFQRFWVAEHHNMDGIASAATAVLLGYLAANTTRIRLGAGGVMLPNHAPLVIAEQFGTLEALYPGRIDLGLGRAPGADQFTAHALRRDRMGSADDFPKDVEELELLLGPRQPNQRVIAMPGVNSNVPIWLLGSSLFSAQLAAAKGLPYAFASHFAPRYMHQAIKLYRDNFKPSAVLDKPYVMLGVPLIAADSDERAEHLVTSVYLRILSLIRGQSLVLRPPVESMQGLWLPHEQQAVGDFLGLALIGGPEKVRARLDVLLEQTQADELIFTCDLYETADRHRAFEIVAGLRQ from the coding sequence ATGTCCCGCATTACAAACACCCGTTTTTCCGCCCTCGACCTGGCTCCCATTCGTGACGACGGCACGCCGGCCGAAGCGCTGCACAACGCCCTGGCCCTCGCCCAGCATGTGGAAGGGCTCGACTTCCAGCGCTTTTGGGTCGCCGAACACCACAATATGGACGGCATCGCCAGCGCCGCGACTGCCGTGCTGCTCGGCTACCTGGCTGCCAACACCACGCGAATCCGTCTTGGCGCGGGCGGCGTGATGCTGCCCAATCACGCGCCACTGGTAATCGCCGAGCAGTTCGGCACGCTGGAAGCGCTGTATCCCGGGCGCATCGATCTCGGCCTCGGCCGTGCCCCCGGCGCTGACCAGTTCACCGCCCATGCCCTGCGCCGCGACCGCATGGGCAGCGCCGACGACTTTCCCAAAGACGTCGAGGAGCTGGAGCTGCTGCTCGGTCCACGGCAGCCCAATCAGCGCGTGATCGCCATGCCCGGAGTCAATAGCAATGTGCCGATCTGGCTGCTCGGCTCCAGCCTGTTCAGCGCGCAGCTGGCCGCGGCCAAGGGCCTGCCCTATGCATTCGCCTCGCATTTCGCACCGCGCTACATGCACCAGGCGATCAAGCTCTACCGCGACAACTTCAAGCCCTCGGCGGTGCTCGACAAGCCCTACGTGATGCTCGGCGTGCCGCTGATCGCGGCGGACAGCGACGAGCGCGCCGAACATCTGGTGACCAGTGTCTACCTGCGCATCCTTTCGCTCATTCGTGGCCAGAGCCTGGTGCTACGCCCACCCGTGGAGAGCATGCAGGGCCTGTGGCTACCGCATGAACAGCAGGCGGTGGGCGACTTCCTCGGCCTGGCGCTGATCGGCGGCCCGGAGAAGGTTCGCGCGCGCCTCGACGTACTGCTCGAGCAAACCCAGGCCGACGAGCTGATCTTCACCTGCGATCTCTACGAAACCGCGGACCGCCACCGCGCCTTCGAGATCGTCGCTGGGCTGCGTCAATAA
- a CDS encoding lipoprotein encodes MRRSLPLALLALAGCAGPLPQPDPNMAWVDMTAQTSDIFMSDQLDGKRTPDGRYFQVPPGAHELEARYEFEVTGGAFGLFGETHTIRCTLVIRYDDFQPGQRYLFQARSLGFTPQGWLRDEQRHVVAEAQAEHCR; translated from the coding sequence ATGCGTCGCTCACTCCCCCTCGCCCTTCTCGCCCTGGCCGGCTGCGCTGGGCCGCTACCGCAGCCGGACCCAAACATGGCCTGGGTCGACATGACCGCGCAGACCAGTGACATCTTCATGTCCGACCAACTGGACGGCAAACGCACGCCCGACGGTCGTTACTTCCAGGTGCCGCCAGGCGCCCATGAACTCGAAGCGCGCTATGAATTCGAAGTCACAGGGGGCGCCTTCGGCCTGTTCGGCGAAACCCATACCATTCGCTGCACCCTGGTGATCCGCTACGACGATTTCCAGCCCGGCCAGCGCTACCTGTTCCAGGCCCGCTCGCTGGGCTTCACACCGCAAGGCTGGCTGCGCGATGAACAGCGCCACGTAGTGGCTGAGGCCCAGGCCGAACACTGCCGCTGA
- a CDS encoding aminopeptidase: MPKPNAALIDNRSLRWVPLLLAVCLNGCSYYSQLAAGQLDLLRQRQPIEALIADDTGDPALRQRLAEVLQARTFASQALSLPDNRSYRLYAELDRPYVVWNLFATEEFSVKPLEHCFPIAGCVAYRGYFRQGAARGEAARLRLRGLDTHVAGVEAYSTLGWFADPLLSSMLRRNDEQLAALIFHELAHQQLYLPGDTAFNESYATFVEREGLRQWRVSRGLPEQDEQGRARYRQLVELLLDARERLDGLYASGRPAPELRALKQAEFAALRQRYRHLRDSQWNGDARFDRWFAQPLNNATLLPFGLYDRWVPAFAVLFEQNGRDWARFHQAVAALAKLPADEREPELLKLAD, translated from the coding sequence ATGCCCAAGCCCAACGCCGCCTTGATCGACAACCGCAGCCTGCGCTGGGTTCCCCTGTTGCTTGCCGTCTGTCTGAATGGTTGCAGCTATTACAGCCAGCTCGCGGCTGGTCAGCTCGATCTGCTGCGCCAACGCCAGCCCATCGAAGCGTTGATCGCCGACGACACGGGCGACCCGGCGCTGCGACAACGCCTGGCCGAGGTGTTGCAGGCGCGCACGTTCGCCAGCCAGGCGCTGAGCCTGCCGGACAATCGCAGCTATCGCCTCTACGCCGAGCTCGACCGACCCTATGTGGTGTGGAATCTGTTCGCCACCGAGGAGTTTTCGGTCAAGCCGCTGGAGCACTGCTTTCCCATCGCCGGCTGCGTTGCCTATCGCGGCTACTTTCGCCAGGGCGCAGCACGCGGCGAGGCGGCGCGGCTGCGGTTGCGCGGGCTGGATACCCATGTGGCGGGCGTCGAGGCCTATTCGACCCTGGGCTGGTTCGCCGACCCGCTGCTCAGCTCGATGCTGCGGCGCAACGACGAGCAGCTGGCGGCGCTGATCTTCCATGAGCTGGCCCATCAGCAGCTCTACCTGCCCGGTGACACGGCCTTCAATGAGTCCTACGCCACCTTCGTCGAGCGCGAGGGACTGCGGCAATGGCGTGTCAGCCGTGGACTGCCGGAGCAGGACGAGCAGGGCCGGGCGCGCTATCGGCAGCTGGTTGAGTTGTTGCTCGACGCCCGTGAGCGTCTGGACGGGCTGTATGCGTCGGGTCGTCCGGCGCCTGAGTTGCGTGCGCTCAAACAGGCTGAGTTCGCTGCGCTGCGCCAGCGCTATCGACACCTGCGTGACAGCCAGTGGAATGGCGACGCACGGTTCGATCGCTGGTTCGCCCAGCCGTTGAACAACGCCACGTTGTTGCCGTTCGGTCTGTACGACCGCTGGGTGCCGGCCTTTGCCGTGCTTTTCGAACAGAACGGCCGCGACTGGGCACGCTTTCACCAGGCGGTCGCGGCGCTCGCCAAATTGCCGGCCGACGAGCGGGAACCCGAGCTTTTGAAACTGGCCGACTGA
- a CDS encoding ferritin-like domain-containing protein, whose translation MATAAKVGSNFTGVQMSPKDTKRLLDAVNEIHPDVPGDERGMLVERAERAAEADRIGSVPVPGSAKGMLKTGFDMMRGKSPEVFLDKLGERLAYERNGVRLYEAMIAKVKGLDTPDSALIDMLMHIRDEEHEHMMLVHQAIETLGADPTSQTPCADVVGAMALGIVNVLTDPRTNVDQCLNALLTVELADNAAWELLIELAQAAGHPNIADSFVKAKTQEDDHLVKIKTLMRRDLIMQTK comes from the coding sequence ATGGCTACAGCAGCGAAAGTGGGTTCCAACTTCACCGGCGTGCAGATGTCCCCGAAGGACACCAAGCGCCTGCTCGACGCCGTCAACGAGATTCATCCGGATGTGCCGGGCGACGAACGTGGCATGTTGGTCGAACGCGCCGAGCGCGCCGCCGAGGCCGACCGTATTGGCTCGGTGCCGGTACCAGGTTCGGCGAAGGGCATGCTCAAGACCGGCTTCGACATGATGCGAGGCAAGAGCCCTGAGGTGTTCCTCGACAAGCTGGGCGAGCGCCTGGCCTACGAACGTAACGGGGTGCGGTTGTACGAGGCGATGATCGCCAAGGTCAAAGGCCTCGATACGCCGGATTCGGCGCTGATCGACATGCTGATGCATATCCGCGACGAGGAGCACGAGCACATGATGCTGGTGCATCAGGCCATCGAAACCCTCGGCGCCGACCCGACGTCGCAGACGCCTTGCGCCGATGTGGTTGGGGCAATGGCGCTGGGTATTGTCAACGTGCTGACCGATCCGCGAACCAATGTCGATCAATGCCTCAACGCACTGTTGACGGTGGAGCTGGCGGATAACGCCGCCTGGGAATTGCTGATCGAGCTGGCGCAGGCGGCCGGTCATCCGAACATCGCCGACAGCTTCGTCAAGGCCAAGACCCAGGAAGACGATCATCTGGTGAAGATCAAGACGTTGATGCGTCGGGATCTGATCATGCAGACCAAGTAA